The Bacillus sp. Y1 genome has a window encoding:
- a CDS encoding S1C family serine protease → MSDFNQFPSQLETSQEYHTEPVKKKKKGRKVQSFLSMVAAGVVGSMLTIVAIPNIDTLQNLSEKISGVTGEQNSAVSSSNENNEAAAVVTTATSTTKNSDDIAVVDMVEASSKAIVGIVNLQEQTSRYSTDTSAVEAGSGSGVIFKVTGNEAYIVTNNHVIEGASEIEVSLYNGEKASAQLIGADALTDLAVLKIDSKDVEGTLEFGDSSTLRAGEEVLAIGNPLGLEFSRTVTQGIVSATDRTIAVTTSAGEWELNVIQTDAAINPGNSGGALLNSSGQVIGINSLKISEDGVEGLGFAIPSNDVVPIVNQLIESGQITRPYMGVSLAGLEELPQMYLQEVPETVTEGAMVMQIDSSSAAAKAGLAVGDVIVSIDDVKVTNSNDLRKYLYNDLSVGDEITLKVYSKGQEKTVTMTLTDQQATS, encoded by the coding sequence ATGAGCGATTTTAATCAATTCCCATCACAATTAGAAACTTCACAAGAATATCATACAGAACCTGTTAAGAAGAAAAAGAAAGGAAGGAAGGTGCAAAGCTTTTTATCAATGGTGGCTGCTGGGGTTGTAGGATCTATGCTTACCATCGTAGCTATTCCTAATATAGACACACTTCAAAATCTCTCTGAGAAGATAAGTGGAGTTACTGGAGAGCAAAACTCCGCTGTGTCTAGTTCAAATGAAAATAATGAGGCAGCAGCTGTAGTGACAACTGCTACATCTACAACTAAAAATTCTGATGATATTGCAGTTGTAGATATGGTTGAAGCATCCTCAAAAGCGATTGTAGGGATTGTCAACTTACAAGAACAAACTAGTCGTTATTCTACTGACACATCAGCTGTTGAGGCAGGGTCAGGGTCAGGTGTCATTTTTAAAGTAACAGGTAATGAGGCTTATATTGTTACAAACAATCACGTGATCGAAGGGGCAAGTGAAATTGAGGTTTCGCTTTATAACGGAGAGAAAGCAAGTGCACAACTAATTGGGGCAGATGCTCTAACTGATTTAGCTGTATTAAAAATTGATTCCAAAGATGTTGAAGGCACACTTGAATTCGGAGATTCTTCCACATTACGTGCTGGAGAAGAGGTACTTGCTATAGGAAATCCACTTGGTCTTGAATTTTCACGTACGGTAACTCAAGGGATTGTAAGTGCAACGGATCGGACGATAGCTGTTACGACTTCTGCAGGAGAATGGGAGCTGAATGTAATCCAGACGGATGCAGCCATTAATCCTGGAAATAGTGGTGGAGCTTTACTCAATTCAAGTGGGCAGGTAATAGGAATTAACTCACTTAAGATCTCAGAGGATGGAGTTGAGGGATTAGGATTCGCGATTCCAAGTAATGACGTAGTACCAATCGTAAACCAACTTATTGAATCTGGCCAAATCACCCGTCCTTATATGGGAGTGAGCTTAGCTGGTCTAGAGGAACTTCCCCAAATGTATCTTCAGGAAGTGCCAGAAACAGTAACAGAAGGTGCAATGGTGATGCAAATCGATTCTAGCTCAGCTGCCGCGAAAGCAGGTTTAGCAGTAGGTGATGTAATCGTTAGTATCGATGACGTGAAGGTAACCAATTCAAATGATTTACGTAAGTATTTATACAATGATCTATCTGTGGGTGATGAAATAACCTTAAAGGTATATAGCAAGGGACAAGAAAAAACGGTCACGATGACTTTAACAGATCAGCAAGCGACAAGTTAA